In the Clostridium gelidum genome, TTCTTGCATTGTAATTATCACTATCTTCATTAACTTCTGCAACTTGATAAACAAGCATCAAATGTCCTTTAAATGAACTTTGCCACTCATCATTTTCCTTTATTAACACTTTATCTTTAATATCTAAATTTTTAAAATAGTCAATTTCATTTGTTCCATGTTTTATCAAATATTCTTCTATTTCTTTTTTATAATAATGCTTTAATGCACCATTACTTGTACATGTACTTTCATCTACCAAACTAGCTTCCGCCTTCATTTTATCTGTTCCATCTGCTTTCGTCTTTACTGTTCCTTTTTCATCTTTATCTAGAACCATCTTTCCTGAATCAATATCTGTAATAATTAGTGCCTTGATCCCAATAAACTCTATAAATTTATCGAATATTTGAGAGTAATTCCCTACCTCTATAACAGAAATATTTTGTGACAGTAAAGGCAAAATATCCGTAGCTTTATCTTCATCATCTATTTTTTTCATCATAGCTGGCACTAAAAGTCTCTCCGTATCTCCTTCTATAAAAATAGCTTTATCTGCAAAGAATATTTCTGACCTGTTTAATGTTAGATATTGTTTTAAAAACTTAAAATGAGCTTTACCAACATCTTTTTCTTTAGAATATTCTATTTCCAATTGTTTTAAGTTTTTTGCTTCTACATAGTTCGAACTATCTTTCCTAAAGTATTTAATGTTATCAAACTCACACTCTGATACAATATGCGACGAATGTGTTGTTATAATTGTCTGCAATTCAAAACTTTTATTATTATTACTTCCATCGCTCCCTTCTTCCAATATATCCCTTATATTTTTTATAAAAATATATTGCATTTGAGGATGTGTGTGTGCTTCAGGCTCTTCAATAAATAGTAAATTTACATCTGCTGGTTTCATTTCCTTCTTATTGTCTTTTCTAAACTCACTTAACAATGTTTCTATCTCAAAAATCATACTTATTAAATTTAAATATCCTAATCCGTTATAACTTTCAGGAAGATAATGACTATTATCATCATATACAACAGTAGTGTTACCTTTTAATAGTTCTCGTCTTTGTAAAGATGAAATTACTTTAATAACTGTTTCATCCTTTTTCATCCCTCCAAACTTTTTGACCTTTTCAACTACATCTTCGAATAAATCATCATAAACAGCTGATAATTTTGAGTCTGTTTCTATTAAAGCATTTTCAAAATTATCTATCGCTTTGCTCTGAGAATCATTTATCTCAGTCTTTTCATAATACTTTGATGATAAATCTGATAATGTTCCATCATTTTCAATATTAGTTATAGATCTTCGTGCTCCTATATATTTGAAATTTATTATTTTGCTTATATCTACTTTCTTTTTATCTAAATCAATAAATTCATCTAAATTAACATCTTGGATAGCATTATCATATTGTACTGCTTTCCTTCTTATTTTAAAGAATTTATTATGCTGCGACTTTGCAAAATTTTCAAAACACCCTAATTCATTTGTTGATAATGCAGAATGTTTAGATTTATATTCCTCAAATTTTTCTCTCATTTTATTGTAATTTTCGACATCTAATGAATATTCAAACTTCAATACCACTATCCTATTATCTGGATTCAAATCAAGCATTAAATCACTAATATTTGAAAGTTTATCTTTTTCGTTATATTCAATGAAAATTAATAATGAAATTCCGTCTTGCTTCTCCCATACTATTTTGTTATCTTTTATACTACTATACAATTTACTTTTAAATTCAATATTAAAATCATCATATGCAAAACTATTACTTGATGACTTGTCCCCTATAAATTTATTTAGTATAGATAGTAATGATGTTTTCCCACAGTTATTCTTTCCTATAATAATAGATAACATTTCTTCTAAATCTAATTTTAAATCTTTTAATAATCTATAATTTTTTAATTGTATTTTAGTTATTTTCACATTCTTCACCCTTTTTATTTATATAATAATATTGTAGATTTATGATCTTTTATACAAATATTATTATACACATTTTTTACATGTAAATCTATATTTCTCCTTTTTTTGAATCAATAACATTTTTATTGATTATATCCCATTAGAATGCAAGCTATAAATTTACTCTTCAACTATATTGAGTGATTTAATTGCTAATAAAGTTATCATTAAGAATAAATATTTTCTTAGCGTGATTTTTTATATTAATTTTGTATATAAATAAGAATAGAAAAGGAATTTTATTGAAATGATTTAAATGATACGTAGAAAGGGGGATAACAAATATGAGCAGAGATATTAAGTTTCGAGCATGGCATAAAAACACTAATTATATGTGCCAAAATGTAAAGACAGACTTATTAGATAGGGATTACTTAGCGTTTTTGCAATATACTGAACTTAATGATATTCATGGAAATAATATCTATGAAGGAGATATAGTATATCAAAAATCAGTTGTAATAGATGGCCCAAATATATGTTTTACTGGTGAAGTTAAATTTTATAATGGCAGTTGGTGGATAAATAATGGAGATAATTCTGTTTACCTCTTCAATGAGAATTGTGAGAATGAAATCATTGGAAATAAGTATGAAAGTCTTAAACGCTAATATGTAATATTTTTAATTGCAAGAATGTTTATAAATGGGAGCATTTTTCTTTGTTAATTTATATAGAATATATTATCCTTTATCTATAGTTAAATTTTGCATATATAATTCAAAATGTTTTTCAATGAAAAGTGTGGTTACGATTATCACACTATCTTTATTTACCTTAAACTTAGAAATCCCGACAATACTCATTTGCATTGGCGGGATTTCTAAGTTTGGTGGAGGGGAGCCGTAACAAGCCCCACACTTTGTCATTAATTATTCAACTTCTTAGCCTCAGCCACCAACCTATACAAAGTATTCATAGCCTCCATAGGATTTAACCCTAAAATATCAACTTCACTAATCTCCTTAAGAAAAGCTTCTTTTTCCATAAAAGCAAAATCCAACTGCATATTATTAGAAACATCCTTATGCTTATGTTTCTTATGAGTACTTTCTTCTTTAACTAGAGAATTATCAAAACTTTCATCCTCTAAGTTAATTTCAACACTATTAGAAGAATTACTTTCAACTTTAAATTCCTCTACAGTCTCATTAACTGTTTCATTAGTTACTTCTAAAGCTTTTTCAGAACCATAACCATCATTTTTAGCAGTAACACTATCTATAGCAGCTTCATCATTCACTTTAAATTCACCATTAGTTACCTTATGAATATCAAAACTATTTTCTCCTTCTATACCAAGAAGTATTTCTCGAGCACGGCTTATTACTTTCTCTGGAAGGCCTGCTAGTTTTGCAACTTCTATACCATAAGATTCATCGGCTCCGCCTTCAACTATTTTTCTAAGGAAAATTACGCTATCTTTCATTTTCTTAACTGCTACAGAATAGTTCTTAACTCCAGGTAAGATTCCCTCAAGTTTTACTAATTCATGATAGTGAGTTGCAAATAATGTTTTGCATCTTAAAGCTTCATTTCCAGTTATGTATTCAATAACTGACCATGCTATAGAAAGTCCATCATATGTTGAAGTTCCACGTCCAACTTCATCCAGTAACACTAAGCTCTTAGATGTAGCATTTTTAAGTATGTTAGATACTTCCCACATTTCAACCATGAATGTTGATTTTCCACCTGCTAAATCATCAGAGGCTCCAATTCTAGTAAATATTTTATCACATATTGAAATATTCGCAGAAGAGGCTGGTACAAAAGAACCTATTTGAGCCATTAAAGTAATAAGTGCTACCTGTCTCATATATGTAGATTTACCTGCCATATTAGGTCCTGTTATAAGTAATAACTCTTTATCTGTTTGATTCAATGTAGTATTGTTAGAAACAAACTCTCCACGTCCTATTACTTTTTCAACAACTGGATGTCTTCCATCAACTATTTTAATTAGTCCCTCTTCATTTATTTCTGGTTTAACATAATCATTTTCAAGAGCTACTAAAGCTAATGTAGATATTCCATCTAAATTTGAAATAATTTTAGCACTTTGCTTAAGTCTAGCAATTTCTTTTTCTATAGTATCGCGCACTTCATTAAATAAAGCATATTCTAAATTAATAAGTTTTTCCTCTGAGCCTAAGATTTTATCTTCCATTACCTTAAGCTCTTCTGTTATATATCTTTCAGCATTAGCTAAAGTTTGTTTTCTTATATATCTTCCTTCTGGAATAGAGTTGTAATTTGATTTGGTTATTTCAATATAATATCCAAAAACCTTGTTATAACCAACTTTTAATGATTTAATTCCAGAAAACTCCCTTTCTTGATTTTCTAGAGCTGCAATCCATTCCTTGCCATGAAGTTTTGATTGTATTAATTCATCAACTTCTGCATTATAGCCTTGTTTTATTATATTTCCTTCTTTTATACTTAAAGATGGCTCTTCTTTAATTGACGCATCTAACAATCTTCTTACATCATCTAATTCATCTAAATTTTCATAGTATTCTTTTAAAAGATCAGACTTTGCATATTTTAATAACTCTTTAATTGCTGGAATTTTATTTAAGGACGCTTTAAGTGATAACATATCCTTTGCATTTACATTTTTGTTAGAAATCTTACCAACAATTCTTTCTATATCATAGATTTCTTTTAAAGAAGTTCTTAAATCTTCATTAAAACTTATAGAATTAAATGCTTCGTTAACTCCACTTAATCTTTTTTCTATTTCAGATTTAATAATTAAAGGTTCTTCTATCCACTTACGGAGTGTTCTTCCACCCATAGATGTGGCACTTTTATCAAGTACCCATAAAAGAGAACCTTTTTTATTTTTTTCTCTTATACTTTCAGTAAGTTCTAGGTTTCTTCTTGAATTACCATCAATAGTCATGTAATTTATGATTTCATATTGCTCTAATAAATTTATGTTAGTTAAACTCATCATTTGAGTTTCATATATGTACTTAAGTAATACTGAGCTAACATGTTCTCTTTCCTTATTTAACCCTGCAACTTCTAAATCTGAAAATTGATTTAAAAGTTCTTCTTTTGTAACAAAAAATTCATTGAAATTCTTTGTAGATATAAATGCAGGAGTTACTCCTTTTATATCTTCTATAAGACTTTTGCTTATATTTTCATCTACAAGGATTTCTTTTGGTGAAACCTTTGCAATTTCATCAAGTAAGCTTATTCTTATATTATCAAAAGAAGTCGTTTTAAATTCACCAGTACTTATATCTGAAATTGCTATACCGAAATTTTCATCATTTTCATATATAGCCATTAAATAAGTATTATCATTTTCAAGAGTGTTACTAGCATCTACAAATGTTCCAGGTGTAATTATCTTAACAACACCACGCTTAACAATTCCTTTAGCTTCTTTTGGATCTTCAAGTTGTTCACAGATTGCAACCTTATATCCTTTATTAACAAGTCTTGGTACATAAGCAGCTGCTGCATGATGTGGAATTCCACACATAGGAGCTCTCTCCTCAAGTCCACATGACTTTCCTGTAAGTACGAGTTCTAGTTCACGAGATACCGTAAGTGCATCATCAAAAAACATTTCATAAAAATCACCTAATCTATAAAATAGAATACAATCACTGTATTCTTCCTTAGTCTTCATGTATTCAACCATCATTGGCGTTAAAGCCATAATATATTTCCTCCTCTAAATGTCTATCTATTCTTTTAGAATATTGACATTTTTTTAATATTTAATTACATATATAAAATCCCTAGGACAATTATAACAATTATTCTAGGGATTTTCATTATTTTTATTTTAATATATATGTTGCAATAAAGTTTTCACATATCTCTTAACCCGCATTTTACAAGCAAATTCTAAAATTCTTAAATTCTAAGATTCTAAAGTTCTAAAATTCTTTAGAATCTTAGAATTTTAGAATTCCTAATTGTAAAATCATTATTGAAACTTATATATATACATATGGAAATAAGTTTTATTATTAAATAAATTCCCTATTCTACATTAATTAGACCTGTTATCAATAAACTCTGTTATGTCAAAATGCTTCATTATTGTTTCCACATCCCATAATCTTTTAGGATCTTTCATTTCTTCTATAAAACATGATGATTTTATATCTGGATGATCATCTCTTGTAAAACATATTTTATTACTAAATGGAAGAGCATCAAATTGTTTTATTATATCTAAGTTACATGTTTCATTTTCAGCAAAAACAATTATTAAGTTTTTCCAATTAATTTTATCTATTCGCCTAGTCCATTTTTCTATTACTTCTTCTTCGTTTTTATAATGCATAAAGAATATTTCAATATCATACAACTTGGCAATTGGAAAGTCCATAGATAATTCCGAGTTTTTAAAATCATCATAATAAATTGATTCTTTTGGATTAATAAATTCTAATTGCTTTGAAAGATAAAATTTAATATCAGACAAAAATTTAACATAATCTCTAGCTAAAAAAAATAACCCTAGGGTAGGGGTTCTATATTCAATGTTGTAATGTTGATATATAAATCCCCCAAGGCAATTATTACATATTATACTGAAATTTTCATCTTTCAAATTTAATATTGAGTTTGTTTTTGATAACATTTAAACATCACTCCCATGTATTTTATTTATTCAAAACCTACAGTTCCTCTGTTTCGGAGTAATACACTCCTAACCACTTTTATCTTTATATATATTATTATTTTAGAAGTCTTTGGCAGTCCATGGGTCTATTAGGTCTACATACTGTATACTTGTATCCTTCAAATACACTATCATTTACTACAGGTAAAATACTAATTGCAAGAGCAGCCCATCCCGGAATCTCCATTATAGCCTCCATTATTAGCATATATTCCATAAATGATGACTTGTCCATGTTTCTTACTTCATCTCCAATTTTAGAGTCAAAATATATTCTCATGCCTTCAGTCTTTACATGCTTGAAGATTTGAATACCATCAATTTCTACAGACTCAACATTATTTATTATATTCTGCTGTCTCCATTTACAATTTACTAATACCATAATAACAACCTCCCATTTATTTTTGGGTATAATCAAAAAATCATTTTAAAAGTATTTTTTTTGCTTTAGTCTTTCTTAAAATTGTAATTATTAAGGTTGATATTAATAAGGTACAAATAAATCTAATCATTGTATTTTCAAATAACATAGGTGCAAACATTGCAATCCAAATCATAATTATTTGATGAGAACAATATATTCCTAAACTATAATCTCTACAAGCTTTAGAAATCCTAGTTGAAATACTTATATTGCAATTAATTGCCCAAACTAAAATTAAAGGAGCTGCAATTATTGCTGATAGATACATGTTAGCATCTTTAGCAATACCAGTTTTATTTAATACAAAGGTTTCAATGAGTAATAATATAATTGAAATTATACTTAGTAATCCTGCATTTTTTATCTTTTCATTAAATTTATATTTATTAACTGCTGCACCTATAGATACAAAAATAATTGATTCAGTAATACCTATTTGTGGCATGACAAATACTCCAGTATATCCATTAATTAAATGAGTTATCATAGTTTTTTCAAATAACCCAAAATAGGTATCTCCGGTTGCTCCAAATAAATATAATACAAATCCAATAATAATCAAAAGTAATATTTTATCTTTTTTAAGCAATGGTGATATTACAAAAATAGCAATTATTAAAGAAGATATATACCAAAGACTTCCTGTAATACCCATAAATAATAATCGTTCAATAAGAAATATTGGCGAAGTACCTAAATTACTTAAAACCATTGGAAATAACGTTATAATCTCTATAAGCACCCATGAAACATAAAGAATTAATAACCGTTTTAAAGTTGATTTAGGTTCTTTTTCTGAATTTATTCGATTATACAAAAAATAACCTGTAACTATAAAGAAAAATGGCACTGCAAGTCTAGCTATCCCCATGCTAGTTGCAATCCATAAATCTTCATTTATAGACTTAAAAGCCATTGTATGAATAGATACAACTAAAGCAGCAAAAACTAATCGCAATACATCAATCATTCCATAATAAGTAGAATTTTTTGTTTCCATATCACATCAATCCCCTTTAAATTATTTATATTGGGATGGGTATTTAATTTATCTAATCCCCCCCCAAAAAGCATTTTATTTAAATTAGACATTTAAATTAGACATTTAAATTTTATTTTCGAATTGCTTTTAATTCCTCCATTAATCTATTAAGCATTTCTGGGGCCATATTCCTTCTACTATGAAACGTATTTAAATATAGAAAAAATTCACCTTCTGTGGTTAATATTTCTCTGACTTTGTTGTTTCTACTTTTCTTTATAATTACTTTTTCATTGTTTCTTATAGCTCTTAAGGCATTTTCAAATATCCCTTTTACATATTGATATTTTTCTTCATAATCCTTCAATATTTTATTATAATAGGCTGAGTTTATATCCCTAATATACCCTAAATTGCAGTACTGATAATACATCTTTGTTAAATACACACATTCAAAATCATCATATATTACATATGCATTTTCTTCATTTTTTATTGAACCAAATACCCTCTCCATTGCAGAATAAGTTGTAATCCATACATCTCCTGCCTGCTTTATCTCATCTTGTTCAAATTTTCCTCTTTCTATAGATTTCCGAATTGTGGATCCATTAGATAATCCCCATTTCTTTGCTGCTTCAGATAAAGTCATAACACAATCTAATTCATTGCCAGCTTTAATGTCTTTTGCTGAAAACAAAGCTTTTATATCTGATTTTCCTAATTCACCATTAAAAATTTTAAGTTCTTTTCCATATTGATCAAATTGAGTGGATATAACCAAAATATTTTGGCTTTTATATAGCAAATCGAAAATATCATCAATATCGAAAATTGGATTCTTTTGTTCTTTATCTTCAAGGCTATATACTATAGCTGGATAAAGTCTTCTATTTTCTGCTGTAACAATTGTAATAGTCATAAATCAATCACTTCCTTAATGATATTGTCACCATCTAGTGACAATATCATTATATGTCTTAAGATGAAAATTTGCCAATT is a window encoding:
- a CDS encoding AAA family ATPase, with translation MKITKIQLKNYRLLKDLKLDLEEMLSIIIGKNNCGKTSLLSILNKFIGDKSSSNSFAYDDFNIEFKSKLYSSIKDNKIVWEKQDGISLLIFIEYNEKDKLSNISDLMLDLNPDNRIVVLKFEYSLDVENYNKMREKFEEYKSKHSALSTNELGCFENFAKSQHNKFFKIRRKAVQYDNAIQDVNLDEFIDLDKKKVDISKIINFKYIGARRSITNIENDGTLSDLSSKYYEKTEINDSQSKAIDNFENALIETDSKLSAVYDDLFEDVVEKVKKFGGMKKDETVIKVISSLQRRELLKGNTTVVYDDNSHYLPESYNGLGYLNLISMIFEIETLLSEFRKDNKKEMKPADVNLLFIEEPEAHTHPQMQYIFIKNIRDILEEGSDGSNNNKSFELQTIITTHSSHIVSECEFDNIKYFRKDSSNYVEAKNLKQLEIEYSKEKDVGKAHFKFLKQYLTLNRSEIFFADKAIFIEGDTERLLVPAMMKKIDDEDKATDILPLLSQNISVIEVGNYSQIFDKFIEFIGIKALIITDIDSGKMVLDKDEKGTVKTKADGTDKMKAEASLVDESTCTSNGALKHYYKKEIEEYLIKHGTNEIDYFKNLDIKDKVLIKENDEWQSSFKGHLMLVYQVAEVNEDSDNYNARSFEDAFFHINRKLIIDNKDKFKSLKNINYFDKKESSSGKYKYDSYELAEKCIQSKPSFAMDVLLNSVCDDKSNYSNWKIPKYIKDGLIWLKKN
- a CDS encoding YopX family protein codes for the protein MSRDIKFRAWHKNTNYMCQNVKTDLLDRDYLAFLQYTELNDIHGNNIYEGDIVYQKSVVIDGPNICFTGEVKFYNGSWWINNGDNSVYLFNENCENEIIGNKYESLKR
- a CDS encoding DUF1919 domain-containing protein, coding for MLSKTNSILNLKDENFSIICNNCLGGFIYQHYNIEYRTPTLGLFFLARDYVKFLSDIKFYLSKQLEFINPKESIYYDDFKNSELSMDFPIAKLYDIEIFFMHYKNEEEVIEKWTRRIDKINWKNLIIVFAENETCNLDIIKQFDALPFSNKICFTRDDHPDIKSSCFIEEMKDPKRLWDVETIMKHFDITEFIDNRSN
- a CDS encoding acyltransferase family protein, which translates into the protein METKNSTYYGMIDVLRLVFAALVVSIHTMAFKSINEDLWIATSMGIARLAVPFFFIVTGYFLYNRINSEKEPKSTLKRLLILYVSWVLIEIITLFPMVLSNLGTSPIFLIERLLFMGITGSLWYISSLIIAIFVISPLLKKDKILLLIIIGFVLYLFGATGDTYFGLFEKTMITHLINGYTGVFVMPQIGITESIIFVSIGAAVNKYKFNEKIKNAGLLSIISIILLLIETFVLNKTGIAKDANMYLSAIIAAPLILVWAINCNISISTRISKACRDYSLGIYCSHQIIMIWIAMFAPMLFENTMIRFICTLLISTLIITILRKTKAKKILLK
- a CDS encoding helix-turn-helix domain-containing protein; translation: MTITIVTAENRRLYPAIVYSLEDKEQKNPIFDIDDIFDLLYKSQNILVISTQFDQYGKELKIFNGELGKSDIKALFSAKDIKAGNELDCVMTLSEAAKKWGLSNGSTIRKSIERGKFEQDEIKQAGDVWITTYSAMERVFGSIKNEENAYVIYDDFECVYLTKMYYQYCNLGYIRDINSAYYNKILKDYEEKYQYVKGIFENALRAIRNNEKVIIKKSRNNKVREILTTEGEFFLYLNTFHSRRNMAPEMLNRLMEELKAIRK